A window of Castanea sativa cultivar Marrone di Chiusa Pesio chromosome 1, ASM4071231v1 contains these coding sequences:
- the LOC142619646 gene encoding elongation factor 1-gamma-like, giving the protein MALIFHAGKTNKNSYKTLIAAEYSGVKVELAPNFQMGVSNKTPEFLKMNPIGKIPVLETPDGPIFESNAIARYVTRLKDDNPLYGSSLIDYAHIEQWIDFASLEIDAHLLSWYRPRIGRAIYLPPAEEQAITSLKRALDALNAHLASNTFLVGHSVTLADIITTCNLYTGFTHLMTKSFTSEFPHVERYFWTMVNQPNFKKILGEVKQAESVMPITKKPSQPKESAKQKPKPKDEPKKEAKKEEPAKPKPEAGEEEEAPKPKPKNPLDLLPPSKMILDDWKRLYSNTKTNFREVAIKGFWDMYDPEGYSLWFCDYKYNDENTVSFVTLNKVGGFLQRMDLARKYAFGKMLVIGSEPPFKVKGLWLFRGQEIPQFVLDECYDMELYEWKKVDITDEEQKERVSQMIEDYEPFEGQPLLDAKCFK; this is encoded by the exons ATGGCTCTG ATTTTTCATGCTGGGaagacaaataaaaattcttacaAGACACTTATTGCTGCGGAGTACAGTGGTGTGAAAGTTGAACTGGCCCCAAATTTTCAGATGGGTGTCAGTAACAAAACTCCTGAGTTTCTCAAGATGAACCCTATTGGGAAG ATTCCTGTGTTGGAAACTCCTGATGGTCCCATCTTTGAGAGCAATGCTATAGCACGTTATG TTACTCGTCTGAAGGATGACAATCCTCTCTATGGTTCTTCTCTTATTGATTAT GCCCACATTGAGCAGTGGATTGATTTTGCATCACTGGAAATTGATGCTCATCTTCTGTCATGGTATAGACCAAGAATAGGACGTGCAATATACCTTCCTCCG GCTGAGGAACAAGCTATTACTTCATTGAAGCGAGCGCTTGATGCTCTAAATGCTCATCTTGCTTCAAACACTTTCCTGGTTGGGCATTCTGTGACCCTGGCTGACATTATTACAACTTGCAATTTATATACGGGCTTCACCCACCTCATGACTAAGAGCTTTACATCTGAGTTCCCTCATGTGGAAAGATACTTCTGGACCATGGTGAATCAAccaaatttcaagaagattCTGGGAGAGGTGAAACAGGCTGAGTCTGTCATGCCTATCACAAAGAAGCCATCTCAGCCAAAAGAAtctgcaaaacaaaaaccaaagcCTAAGgatgaaccaaaaaaagaagccaaaaaggAGGAGCCAGCGAAGCCCAAACCAGAAGCTGGTGAGGAAGAGGAGGCTCCAAAGCCCAAACCTAAGAATCCTCTTGATCTGCTTCCCCCAAGTAAGATGATACTGGATGACTGGAAGAGGCTGTACTCCAACACTAAGACCAACTTCCGTGAGGTTGCTATTAAAG GGTTCTGGGACATGTACGATCCTGAGGGATACTCTCTCTGGTTCTGTGACTACAAGTACAATGATGAGAATACTGTTTCCTTTGTAACACTAAACAAGGTCGGTGGATTTCTTCAGAGAATGGATCTAGCACGCAAATATGCTTTTGGAAAGATGCTTGTGATCGGTTCAGAGCCACCATTCAAGGTGAAGGGGCTGTGGCTTTTCCGTGGGCAAGAGATACCGCAATTTGTGCTTGATGAGTGCTATGACATGGAGCTATATGAGTGGAAGAAGGTTGATATCACAGATGAAGAGCAAAAGGAACGCGTGAGTCAGATGATTGAAGATTATGAACCTTTTGAGGGCCAGCCTCTTTTGGACGCCAAGTGCTTCAAGTGA
- the LOC142619654 gene encoding ras-related protein RABA2a: protein MARRADEEYDYLFKVVLIGDSGVGKSNLLSRFTRNEFCLESKSTIGVEFATRTLQVEGRTVKAQIWDTAGQERYRAITSAYYRGALGALLVYDVTKPTTFENVSRWLKELRDHADSNIVIMLIGNKTDLKHLRAVATEDAQGYAEKEGLSFIETSALEATNVEKSFQTILAEIYRIISKKSLASDEPGPASIKEGKTLVVGGSEENTKKPCCSSS, encoded by the exons atggcTAGGAGAGCAGATGAGGAGTACGATTATTTGTTCAAGGTTGTATTAATCGGCGATTCTGGAGTTGGGAAATCGAACTTGCTGTCCCGATTCACTAGGAACGAGTTTTGTTTGGAATCTAAATCCACCATTGGAGTCGAATTTGCTACTCGTACCCTCCAG GTTGAGGGAAGAACTGTGAAAGCTCAGATATGGGATACTGCAGGACAGGAGAGATACCGAGCAATAACAAGTGCTTACTATAGGGGTGCCCTTGGAGCTCTTCTTGTGTACGATGTGACTAAACCAACAACATTTGAAAATGTGAGCCGGTGGTTGAAGGAGCTCAGGGACCATGCTGACTCCAACATTGTGATCATGCTAATCGGCAACAAGACTGATTTGAAGCATCTCCGAGCAGTTGCAACCGAGGATGCCCAGGGTTATGCTGAGAAAGAAGGCCTTTCGTTCATTGAAACGTCTGCTCTTGAAGCAACAAATGTTGAGAAGTCTTTCCAGACAATTCTTGCAGAGATTTACCGGATAATTAGTAAGAAGTCACTTGCATCGGATGAGCCAGGACCTGCTAGCATCAAAGAAGGAAAGACCCTAGTAGTGGGGGGATCAGAGGAAAATACCAAGAAGCCTTGCTGCTCTTCTTCCTAG
- the LOC142619664 gene encoding ras-related protein RABD1 produces MSNEYDYLFKLLLIGDSSVGKSCLLLRFADDSYVDSYISTIGVDFKIRTVDLDGKTIKLQIWDTAGQERFRTITSSYYRGAHGIIIVYDVTEKESFNNVKQWLNEIDRYANDSVCKLLVGNKCDLVENKVVDTQTAKAFADELGIPFLETSAKDSINVEQAFLTMAGEIKKKMGNQPTANKSTGTVQMQGQPIQQNSNCCG; encoded by the exons ATGAGCAACGAATA tgattatttgttcaagcTTTTGCTAATCGGTGACTCCTCCGTCGGAAAATCGTGCTTGCTGCTCAGATTTgcg GATGATTCCTATGTAGATAGCTACATAAGTACCATTGGAGTTGATTTT AAAATCAGAACTGTGGATCTGGATGGCAAGACAATCAAGCTGCAGATT TGGGATACTGCTGGACAGGAGCGGTTCAGGACTATAACAAGCAGTTATTACCGAGGAGCACATGGGATAATT ATTGTCTATGATGTTACTGAGAAGGAGAGTTTCAACAATGTCAAGCAGTGGTTGAATGAAATTGATAGATATGCAAATGATAGTGTGTGCAAGCTTCTAGTTGGGAATAAGTGTGATTTGGTTGAGAACAAGGTTGTGGACACACAAACAGCCAAG GCATTCGCAGATGAGCTCGGAATCCCTTTCCTTGAGACAAGTGCTAAAGACTCAATCAATGTGGAGCAAGCTTTCTTAACCATGGCTGGCGAGATCAAGAAGAA AATGGGAAACCAACCAACTGCAAACAAGTCAACTGGAACTGTTCAAATGCAGGGGCAGCCAATTCAGCAGAACAGCAACTGCTGTGGTTAG
- the LOC142606039 gene encoding glucuronoxylan 4-O-methyltransferase 1: MRPKSHPILNLKFLILGVFTAFFLLFVLRSNFSTSVQSESPISQTFKPKDSGITKDAKAANCSICTKIPPSLAQALIHYSTSTITPQQTPKEISVSARVLEKKSPCNFLVFGLGHDSLMWSVLNYGGRTIFLEEDEAWIQQIRRRFPMLESYHVTYDSKVNQANNLMEVGRGPECTALSDPRYSMCQLALKGLPSEVHETKWDLIMVDAPTGYYEEAPGRMSAIYTAGMMARNREDGETDVFVHDVNREVEDKFSKAFLCEGYMKKQVGRIRHFTIPSHRDDSDKPFCPQ; encoded by the coding sequence atgaggccTAAATCCCACCCAATCCTCAACCTTAAGTTCCTCATTCTTGGTGTCTTTACGGCTTTCTTCCTCCTCTTTGTGCTAAGATCAAATTTTTCAACTTCCGTGCAAAGTGAGTCTCCCATTTCACAAACTTTCAAACCCAAAGATTCCGGTATTACCAAAGATGCAAAAGCAGCAAACTGCTCAATTTGCACCAAGATCCCACCCAGCCTAGCTCAAGCACTCATCCACTACTCAACTTCAACCATCACCCCACAACAAACACCGAAAGAAATATCAGTGTCAGCTAGAGTCTTAGAAAAGAAGTCACCATGCAACTTCTTGGTTTTCGGCTTAGGCCATGACAGCCTAATGTGGAGTGTACTCAACTATGGTGGCCGGACTATTTTCCTCGAAGAAGATGAGGCATGGATACAGCAAATCAGACGCCGGTTTCCCATGCTCGAGTCCTATCATGTCACTTATGATAGCAAGGTGAATCAGGCCAATAACCTCATGGAAGTTGGCAGGGGACCTGAGTGCACAGCACTTAGTGATCCTAGATACTCTATGTGTCAACTTGCCTTGAAAGGTTTGCCTAGTGAAGTTCATGAAACAAAATGGGATTTGATTATGGTTGATGCACCAACGGGTTATTATGAGGAGGCACCAGGAAGGATGAGTGCTATATATACAGCTGGGATGATGGCAAGGAATAGGGAAGATGGAGAAACTGATGTGTTTGTGCATGATGTGAATAGGGAAGTGGAGGATAAGTTCTCCAAGGCATTTCTATGTGAAGGGTACATGAAGAAACAAGTAGGCAGGATAAGGCATTTCACTATTCCTAGTCACAGAGATGACTCTGACAAGCCCTTTTGCCCACAATAA